The following DNA comes from Pseudomonas marginalis.
GTACAGCACCTGGACAGCTCGCTGCGTTCGGCCGAAGACCTGATCAGCGACCTGCTGGATATCTCGCGCCTGGAAAACGGCAAGATCAACCCGCAGCGCCAGCCCTTTGTGCTCAACGAACTGTTCGACACCCTCGGCGCGGAATTCAAGGCCCTGGCCCAGGAACAAGGCCTGCGTTTTCGCCTGCGCGGCAGCCGCTTGCGCGTCGACAGTGACATCAAGTTGCTGCGACGGATCTTGCAGAATTTTCTGACTAACGCTTTCCGGTATGCCGACGGCCCGGTGCTGCTGGGCGTACGTCGGCGCAAGGGCGAGCTGTGCCTGGAAGTCTGGGACCGAGGCCCTGGCATCCCGTTGGATAAACAGAAGGTGATCTTCGAAGAGTTCAAACGCCTGGACAGCCACCAGACCCGCGCCGAGAAAGGCCTGGGCCTGGGCCTGGCGATTGCCGACGGCCTGTGCCGGGTGCTGGACCATCGCCTGAGCGTGCGCTCATGGCCCGGCAAGGGCAGCGTGTTCAGCGTGCGTGTGCCGCTGGCACGCAACCAGGCCAGTCCGCAGGTCAAGCCTACCCAGGAGAACGGCCTGCCGTTAAGCGGCGCGCAAGTACTCTGCGTGGACAACGAAGAGAGCATCCTGATCGGTATGCGCAGCCTGCTGACACGCTGGGGCTGTGAAGTGTGGACCGCCACCGACCAGGCCCAATGTGCGGCGCTGCTGGAGCAAGGCGTACGCCCGCAACTGGCACTGGTGGATTACCACCTCGACCACGGTGAGACTGGCACCGAGCTCATGGGCTGGCTGCGGGCGCAAATGGCGGAGCCGATTCCCGGCGTGGTCATCAGTGCCGACGGCCGCCCGGAGATGGTGGCAGAGGTGCATGCGGCAGGGTTGGATTACCTCGCCAAACCGGTGAAGCCGGCCGCGCTGCGGGCGTTGCTGAGTCGACACTTACCGCTATAAACCGGATGTACTCAGTCAATATGTGGGAGGGGGCTTGCCCGCTTCCACCTTTCGGATTGTGTTTATTCGGGAAGGTGCGCGACGCCGTCGGCGTCGGTCATCGCCCGCTCCAGCAAATCCGCCGGCAGGCTTTTGCTGGCACGCGCACCGAGCAACCTTAATTGCTCGGTGCGACTGACCAGGTTTCCGCGCCCATCTGTCAGCTTGTTCCGCGCCGCGCTGTAAGCCTTATCCAACTGCTGCAGACGATTGCCCACCTCATCCAGATCCTGGATAAACAGCACGAACTTGTCGTACAGCCACCCGGCGCGTTCGGCGATTTCGCGGGCGTTCTGGCTTTGACGCTCTTGCTTCCAGAGACTGTCGATCACCCGCAGGGTGGCGAGCAGCGTCGTTGGGCTGACGATCACGATATGCCGGTCGAAAGCTTCTTGGAACAGATTCGGTTCGGCCTGCAAGGCCGCGGAAAAAGCGGCTTCGATCGGCACGAACAACAACACGAAATCCAGGCTGTGCAGGCCTTCCAGGCGTTTGTAATCCTTACCGGCCAAGCCTTTGACGTGATTGCGCAGCGACAGTACGTGCTGCTTCAAGGCTGCCTGGCCGATCACCTCATCATCCGCTGCGACATACTGCTGGTACGCGGTCAGGCTGACCTTGGAGTCCACCACCACCTGCTTGTCACCGGGCAGCATGATCAGCACATCCGGTTGGAAGCGCTCACCGTCCGGGCCCTTTAAGCTGACCTGGGTCTGGTACTCGCGGCCCTTCTCCAGGCCGGCGTGCTCCAGCACCCGTTCGAGGATCAGCTCGCCCCAGTTGCCCTGGGTTTTCTGGCC
Coding sequences within:
- the rmuC gene encoding DNA recombination protein RmuC; translated protein: MLEERLATAQLAQEGLAAQLDASRDEISDLSQANAAKQADLAAVRREVELLQIDRDNARDAAHAWNLDRSAKETELRRLDALSAALRAELREQQESHQQRLADLQGSRDELRAQFAELAGKIFDEREQRFAETSQERLGQLLDPLKERIQSFEKRVEESYQNEARERFSLAKELERLQQLNLRLSDEATNLTRALKGQKTQGNWGELILERVLEHAGLEKGREYQTQVSLKGPDGERFQPDVLIMLPGDKQVVVDSKVSLTAYQQYVAADDEVIGQAALKQHVLSLRNHVKGLAGKDYKRLEGLHSLDFVLLFVPIEAAFSAALQAEPNLFQEAFDRHIVIVSPTTLLATLRVIDSLWKQERQSQNAREIAERAGWLYDKFVLFIQDLDEVGNRLQQLDKAYSAARNKLTDGRGNLVSRTEQLRLLGARASKSLPADLLERAMTDADGVAHLPE